A genomic region of Elaeis guineensis isolate ETL-2024a chromosome 9, EG11, whole genome shotgun sequence contains the following coding sequences:
- the LOC105051074 gene encoding serine carboxypeptidase-like 45, with amino-acid sequence MHTLAWKAMVMAAALLQLCSSRELESNLSLQDKITKLPGQPQVSFQQFSGYITVDDRKQRALFYYFAEAELDPYTKPLVLWLNGGPGCSSVGVGAFSENGPFRPSGQVLVRNEFSWNKEANMLYLETPAGVGFSYATDSSYYDGVDDKMTARDNLVFLLRWFTKFPQYKDRDLYITGESYAGHYVPQLAELMVLFNKKKNVFNLKGIALGNPVLEFSTDFNSRAEFFWSHGLISDSTYRIFTYACNYSRYVSEYYRGSLSPVCARVMGQVTRETSRFVDKYDVTLDVCISSVLSQSKVLSPQQVPEHIDVCVEDETVNYLNRKDVQDAMHARLTGVPKWSVCSSVLEYELLNLEIPTISVVGSLVRSGIPVLVYSGDQDSVIPLTGSRTLVQRLAKELKLKTTVPYRVWFEDKQVGGWTQVYGDILTFATIRGASHEAPFSQPERSLVLFRAFLQGRPLPETF; translated from the exons ATGCACACTCTAGCATGGAAGGCCATGGTAATGGCTGCAGCTCTCCTCCAGCTATGCTCGTCTAGGGAGTTAGAATCCAATCTCTCCCTCCAAGATAAGATCACCAAGCTCCCTGGTCAACCACAGGTCAGCTTCCAGCAGTTCTCAGGCTACATCACAGTGGATGACAGGAAGCAGAGGGCTCTCTTCTACTACTTTGCTGAAGCTGAGTTAGATCCATACACAAAGCCTCTGGTCCTCTGGTTGAATGGAG GCCCTGGTTGCTCTTCTGTTGGGGTTGGGGCATTCTCTGAGAATGGTCCTTTTAGGCCAAGTGGGCAGGTGCTGGTGAGAAATGAGTTTAGCTGGAACAAAG AGGCCAATATGTTGTATTTGGAGACCCCAGCTGGAGTTGGCTTCTCTTATGCCACTGATTCTTCCTACTATGATGGTGTGGATGATAAGATGACAG CCAGGGATAATCTAGTGTTCTTGCTGCGCTGGTTCACCAAGTTCCCACAGTACAAGGACAGGGATCTCTATATCACAGGAGAAAGCTATGCAG GTCATTATGTTCCTCAACTGGCGGAGCTCATGGTTctattcaacaagaagaaaaatgTTTTCAATCTCAAAGGAATTGCT CTGGGCAATCCAGTTCTTGAGTTCTCCACTGACTTCAATTCAAGAGCAGAATTCTTCTGGTCCCATGGATTGATATCAGACTCAACATATAGAATCTTCACATATGCTTGTAACTATTCTCGATATGTAAGCGAGTACTATAGAGGCTCATTAAGCCCGGTTTGTGCAAGAGTGATGGGCCAAGTGACTAGAGAAACAAGCAGATTTGTTGACAAATACGATGTCACACTTGATGTCTGTATATCATCAGTTCTATCACAATCCAAGGTtctaagtcctcaa CAAGTTCCCGAGCATATCGATGTTTGTGTGGAGGATGAAACAGTGAACTATCTCAACCGCAAAGATGTTCAAGATGCCATGCATGCTCGCCTTACCGGGGTTCCAAAATGGTCAGTTTGTAGCAG TGTTCTTGAGTATGAGCTGCTTAACTTGGAAATACCCACAATTTCGGTTGTAGGCTCACTTGTCAGGTCTGGAATCCCAGTATTGGTTTACAG TGGAGATCAGGATTCTGTCATTCCTTTGACGGGTAGTCGAACACTTGTGCAACGATTGGCGAAGGAACTAAAACTGAAGACGACGGTTCCTTACAGAGTTTGGTTTGAGGATAAACAG GTTGGTGGATGGACTCAAGTGTATGGGGATATCCTCACCTTTGCAACCATTAGAGGAGCTTCTCATGAAGCTCCATTCTCACAGCCTGAGAGGTCTCTTGTTCTGTTCAGAGCTTTTTTACAGGGCAGACCGCTACCTGAGACATTCTGA